A single Nicotiana tabacum cultivar K326 chromosome 5, ASM71507v2, whole genome shotgun sequence DNA region contains:
- the LOC107811434 gene encoding laccase-4, producing the protein MESWLRFFVLLACLSPAFGITRHYKFNVVMRNMSRLCSTKPIVTVNGRFPGPTIYAREDDRVLIKVVNHVKYNVSIHWHGIRQLRTGWADGPAYITQCPIQPGQSYIYNFTITGQRGTLFWHAHVLWLRSTVHGAIVVLPKRGVPYPFPKPNHEAVVVLAEWWKSDTEAVINEALKSGLAPNVSDAHTINGHPGPVSNCPTQGGYTLSVKPGKTYMLRVINAALNEELFFKIAGHKMTVVEVDATYVKPFKTDTIVIAPGQTTNVIVTADQSFGKYMVAASPFMDAPIAVDNITATATLHYSGALGSSPTTLTSTPPQNATSVANNFLDALKSLNSKKYPAKVPQTVDHSLFFTVGLGINPCPTCKQANGSRVVASVNNVTFIMPTVALLQAHFFGINGVFTTDFPANPPFVFNYTGTSPTNLATTKGTKVYRLPYNATVQLVLQDTGIIAPENHPIHLHGFNFFLVGKGLGNFNSKTDPKNFNLIDPVERNTIGVPSGGWVAIRWRADNPGVWFMHCHLEVHTTWGLKMAFLVDNGKGSNESLLPPPKDLPKC; encoded by the exons CCCAGGACCCACAATATATGCTAGAGAAGATGATAGAGTGCTCATCAAGGTTGTTAACCATGTCAAATATAACGTCTCTATCCATTG GCACGGGATCAGACAACTTAGAACTGGTTGGGCAGATGGACCGGCATACATCACACAATGTCCGATTCAACCAGGGCAAAGCTACATATACAACTTCACAATCACAGGGCAAAGGGGTACACTCTTTTGGCATGCTCATGTTTTGTGGCTAAGGTCCACTGTCCATGGTGCTATTGTCGTCCTCCCTAAGCGTGGTGTGCCTTATCCATTCCCCAAACCCAACCATGAAGCTGTCGTTGTTTTAG CTGAATGGTGGAAATCGGATACTGAAGCTGTGATCAATGAAGCTCTAAAGTCAGGTTTAGCCCCTAATGTTTCCGATGCTCACACAATCAATGGTCATCCTGGACCAGTTTCCAATTGTCCGACCCAAG GTGGATACACTTTGAGTGTTAAACCTGGAAAAACATACATGTTACGAGTGATCAATGCTGCGCTCAATGAAGAACTCTTCTTTAAGATTGCTGGCCACAAAATGACAGTAGTTGAAGTTGATGCAACCTACGTAAAGCCCTTTAAAACAGACACAATCGTAATCGCCCCTGGCCAAACCACAAATGTTATAGTCACTGCTGATCAAAGTTTCGGAAAATATATGGTTGCTGCTTCTCCCTTTATGGACGCCCCTATCGCCGTCGACAACATCACGGCTACCGCCACGTTGCATTACTCCGGCGCATTGGGCAGTTCTCCCACAACTCTCACTAGTACTCCACCCCAAAACGCCACTTCAGTCGCCAACAATTTTCTTGACGCTCTCAAAAGTCTTAATTCGAAAAAATACCCAGCGAAAGTTCCACAAACAGTGGATCATTCGCTGTTTTTCACTGTTGGACTAGGAATTAATCCATGTCCAACGTGTAAACAAGCTAATGGCAGCAGAGTTGTCGCTAGTGTAAATAATGTTACATTTATTATGCCAACCGTAGCGCTTTTACAAGCGCATTTCTTTGGCATAAATGGAGTTTTCACAACAGATTTTCCAGCGAATCCGCCGTTCGTTTTTAACTATACTGGAACGTCACCCACAAACTTGGCTACAACGAAAGGGACAAAGGTTTATCGGTTGCCTTATAATGCAACAGTTCAATTAGTTTTGCAGGATACTGGAATTATAGCCCCTGAAAACCATCCAATCCATTTGCATGGTTTCAATTTCTTTTTAGTGGGTAAAGGACTAGGAAATTTCAATTCCAAAACAGACCCTAAGAATTTTAATCTTATTGATCCTGTTGAAAGGAATACAATTGGAGTGCCTTCTGGAGGATGGGTTGCCATAAGATGGCGTGCTGACAATCCAG GAGTTTGGTTTATGCATTGTCATCTAGAGGTGCACACAACATGGGGATTGAAAATGGCATTCCTTGTAGATAATGGCAAGGGTTCTAATGAGTCACTTTTGCCACCACCAAAGGATCTCCCAAAATGCTAA